The Actinocatenispora sera genome has a window encoding:
- a CDS encoding cation transporter yields MSHRRLVRRGFALEYLTLGWNAVGIVIVAFAATRARSVALAGFGLDSLIEVGASVVVVWELSGAGATRQRRGLRLIGVAFTALAAYLAVQSTVVLVEGARPGHSPAGIGWTALTAAVMFALATGKARTGAALGNPVLATEGRVTLVDAILAIAVLAGLVLNAAAGWWWADPLAGYVLAGYATREVRTIWRDTRVEHGGVDVD; encoded by the coding sequence GTGTCGCACCGACGCCTGGTGCGCCGCGGCTTCGCCCTGGAGTACCTCACGCTCGGCTGGAACGCCGTCGGTATCGTGATCGTGGCCTTCGCCGCGACCCGCGCTCGATCGGTTGCGCTGGCGGGATTCGGGCTCGACTCGCTGATCGAGGTCGGCGCCTCGGTCGTGGTGGTGTGGGAGCTGTCCGGCGCCGGCGCGACGCGACAGCGGCGCGGGCTGCGGCTGATCGGCGTGGCGTTCACCGCGCTGGCGGCCTACCTGGCCGTGCAGTCCACGGTCGTGCTGGTCGAGGGTGCGCGGCCGGGCCACTCGCCGGCCGGGATCGGATGGACCGCCCTCACCGCCGCGGTGATGTTCGCACTGGCCACCGGCAAGGCCCGTACCGGTGCGGCGCTGGGGAACCCGGTGCTGGCCACCGAGGGCCGGGTCACCCTGGTCGACGCGATCCTGGCGATCGCGGTACTGGCCGGGCTGGTCCTCAACGCGGCCGCCGGCTGGTGGTGGGCCGATCCGCTCGCCGGCTACGTACTGGCCGGCTACGCCACCCGCGAGGTGCGCACGATCTGGCGCGACACCCGAGTCGAGCACGGCGGCGTCGATGTGGACTGA
- a CDS encoding YkvA family protein codes for MWTDVLVAAAGAVGGLVVLWLILVAFLAVARPAGGLLGEMMRILPDLLRLVTRLARDPSLPRGVRVRLWLLLGYLALPIDLIPDFVPVLGYADDAIVVAIVLRSTIRRAGPDAIARHWPGTPDGLAAVHRLTRTGPAQRLPRPRRGGGRRAGRPRGCP; via the coding sequence ATGTGGACTGACGTACTGGTCGCCGCGGCCGGCGCGGTCGGCGGGCTGGTCGTGCTGTGGCTGATCCTGGTCGCGTTTCTCGCCGTCGCCCGCCCGGCAGGTGGGCTGCTCGGCGAGATGATGCGCATCCTGCCCGACCTGCTGCGGCTGGTGACCCGGCTCGCCCGCGACCCGTCCCTGCCCCGCGGGGTGCGGGTCCGGTTGTGGTTGTTGCTGGGCTACCTCGCCCTGCCCATCGACCTGATCCCGGACTTCGTTCCCGTGCTGGGTTACGCCGACGACGCCATCGTGGTCGCGATCGTGCTGCGCTCCACCATCCGCCGGGCCGGGCCCGACGCGATCGCCCGGCACTGGCCCGGCACCCCCGACGGCCTCGCCGCCGTCCACCGCCTCACCCGCACCGGGCCCGCCCAACGACTCCCCCGGCCACGACGAGGCGGCGGCCGCCGAGCAGGTCGACCGCGGGGGTGTCC
- a CDS encoding Chromate resistance protein ChrB has product MSADESRAWLLIGYRAPAQPSTARVSTWRRLHRLGAVYVGASTCLLPAGAADDAALSALAAGVTEAGGSFDLYPIDAMSIPAHRALVARANADRDAEYAEVVERAEALVTELATESARGKFTFAEVEENEADLAKLRRWLATVGARDRYGAGGRAAAERAVDRAAQRMQEFTERSAGADHPPSVGPARPDRGR; this is encoded by the coding sequence GTGAGTGCGGACGAGAGCCGAGCGTGGCTGTTGATCGGTTACCGGGCGCCCGCGCAGCCGTCGACGGCACGCGTGTCGACCTGGCGCCGGCTGCACCGGCTGGGCGCGGTGTACGTCGGCGCGTCGACCTGCCTGCTCCCGGCCGGCGCCGCCGATGACGCCGCACTGTCCGCGCTCGCCGCCGGAGTGACCGAGGCCGGGGGCAGCTTCGACCTCTACCCGATCGACGCGATGAGCATCCCGGCGCATCGGGCGCTGGTGGCGCGGGCGAACGCGGACCGCGACGCCGAGTACGCCGAGGTCGTCGAGCGCGCCGAAGCGCTGGTCACCGAGCTTGCCACCGAATCGGCGCGGGGCAAGTTCACCTTCGCCGAGGTGGAGGAGAACGAGGCGGACCTGGCCAAGCTGCGCCGCTGGCTCGCCACCGTCGGCGCCCGTGACCGGTACGGGGCGGGCGGGCGCGCGGCGGCGGAGCGGGCGGTCGATCGGGCCGCACAACGGATGCAGGAGTTCACCGAACGTTCCGCCGGCGCCGACCATCCGCCCTCGGTCGGACCCGCGCGGCCCGACCGAGGCAGGTGA